One window from the genome of Hydra vulgaris chromosome 02, alternate assembly HydraT2T_AEP encodes:
- the LOC136076838 gene encoding baculoviral IAP repeat-containing protein 8-like, protein MEGEMLQIRNGSQPRKDLRQDRQRQQERLLGYEEKLASVEWTATKNFEAASFLFNDMKMPSDQEVQKFMEQEKTVDKESQSNGPAAVVKRPIENVCKVCLVNNLQIAVYPCRHLYLSRQCAETSQSSSINHCPVCRGPTADFKNNFV, encoded by the exons ATGGAAGGTGAAATGCTCCAGATCCGAAATGGTTCCCAACCTAGAAAAGATCTGCGTCAAGATCGTCAAAGGCAGCAAGAGCGCCTTCTAGGGTACGAAGAAAAGCTTGCAAGTGTTGAATGGACAGCAACCAAAAATTTTGAAGCTGCATCATTCCTCTTCAACGATATGAAAATGCCAAGTGATCAGGAAGTTCAAAAATTCATGGAACAG gaaaaaactgTTGATAAAGAATCTCAATCGAATGGACCAGCTGCTGTGGTGAAAAGACCAATTGAAAATGTCTGCAAAGTTTGTCTCGTCAACAATCTTCAAATTGCTGTTTATCCTTGCCGCCATCTTTACCTAAGTCGGCAATGTGCTGAAACTAGTCAAAGTAGTTCTATTAATCACTGTCCAGTATGCAGAGGACCAACagcagattttaaaaataattttgtttaa
- the LOC100212300 gene encoding aromatic-L-amino-acid decarboxylase, with protein sequence MTSIEEFKKFSKEMIDYVANYYENIDNKSVLPKVRPGYLRSLLPSSAPFEPEKWEDIMKDVENFISPGVTNWRHPHFHAYFTTGITFPSIVADILANALACPGFSWISMPVSTELEMVMMDWLADFIGLPEHFKFSSNSSGGGVLQSFASDATHYTLLLARSRITKNNSCVSDIMSKLVMYTSSQSHSSVSKAALLAGIKIHYVDTDENFILRGEELEKAICKDKQNGLIPFYLCATLGTTTSCAFDNIQELGPICNREKIWLHVDAAYAGSSFACEENRYLMAGVELVDSFNFNLHKWMLVSIDCSALWVKDKSEISSAFNVDPVYLRFPIGGELPQYRHWQISLGRRFRSLKVWFTLRLYGKKGIQSYIRNHIQLAHEFEAIIQSDNRFEISYPVTMGLVCFRLKGSNELNEKLNELINAEGEIHITPSKLGDKFILRLAITYEHANTEHIKFAYDNIKKHADLLLL encoded by the coding sequence ATGACTAGTATtgaagagtttaaaaaattctcaaaagaAATGATTGATTACGTTGCAAACTACTACgaaaatatagataataaaagTGTGCTTCCTAAAGTTCGTCCGGGTTACCTTAGAAGCCTTTTGCCTTCGAGCGCACCTTTTGAACCTGAAAAATGGGAAGATATCATGAAAGacgttgaaaattttatttctccTGGAGTTACTAATTGGCGACACCCTCACTTTCATGCATATTTTACAACTGGTATAACCTTCCCATCAATTGTAGCTGATATTTTGGCTAACGCTTTGGCATGCCCAGGTTTTTCTTGGATATCGATGCCAGTCAGTACTGAGTTAGAAATGGTAATGATGGATTGGCTTGCGGATTTTATAGGTCTACCTgaacattttaagttttcttcGAATAGCTCAGGAGGTGGTGTTCTACAAAGTTTTGCAAGTGATGCTACTCACTACACTTTGTTACTTGCACGATCtagaataactaaaaataattcatgCGTTAGCGACATTATGTCAAAACTTGTAATGTATACATCAAGTCAATCTCATTCTTCTGTATCAAAAGCTGCATTGTTGGCGGGAATTAAAATACATTACGTTGATACAGacgaaaactttattttgagaGGAGAAGAGCTTGAAAAAGCAATTTGTAAAGATAAGCAAAATGGACTTATTCCATTTTATCTATGCGCAACGCTTGGCACTACAACTTCATGTGCGTTTGACAACATTCAAGAATTAGGACCAATATGCAATAGGGAAAAAATATGGCTCCATGTTGACGCGGCTTATGCAGGAAGTTCGTTTGCATGCGAAGAGAATCGTTATCTAATGGCAGGTGTTGAATTAGTAGATTCATTTAACTTCAACTTACATAAGTGGATGCTAGTATCTATTGATTGCTCTGCATTATGGGTGAAAGACAAAAGCGAAATAAGTAGTGCTTTCAACGTTGATCCCGTCTATTTAAGATTTCCTATTGGCGGAGAATTGCCTCAATACCGGCACTGGCAGATTTCATTAGGGCGTCGTTTTCGGTCTCTAAAAGTATGGTTTACTTTACGTCTTTATGGAAAAAAAGGAATACAAAGTTACATTCGAAACCATATTCAACTTGCACATGAATTTGAAGCCATTATTCAGTCTGACAATAGGTTTGAAATTAGTTATCCAGTTACAATGGGTTTGGTTTGTTTTCGCTTAAAAGGTAGCAATGaacttaatgaaaaattaaacgAGTTAATCAATGCAGAAGGTGAAATACACATAACTCCATCAAAACTTGGCGACAAATTTATTTTGCGGCTGGCTATCACTTACGAACATGCGAACACagagcatataaaatttgcatacGATAATATTAAGAAGCACGCGGATTTGTTACTTTTgtaa